A DNA window from Centroberyx gerrardi isolate f3 chromosome 3, fCenGer3.hap1.cur.20231027, whole genome shotgun sequence contains the following coding sequences:
- the smim18 gene encoding small integral membrane protein 18, which yields MANITATIHPSGLPEAFPLSRVSLQVQEVYPFHDGWNVACFVILLLFILTVLSLAALAVLYELLDCGCCAKGKTHRQLQEEGPGTFGKLMSNLRREPESHTEVV from the coding sequence atggcCAACATCACTGCCACCATTCACCCAAGTGGTCTCCCAGAGGCGTTCCCTCTCTCCCGGGTCTCCTTGCAGGTCCAGGAGGTCTACCCCTTCCACGACGGCTGGAATGTGGCCTGCTTCGTCatccttctcctcttcatcctcactGTCCTGTCTCTGGCTGCCTTGGCTGTGCTGTACGAGCTATTGGACTGTGGGTGCTGTGCCAAAGGAAAGACCCATCGCCAGCTACAAGAGGAGGGGCCGGGAACCTTCGGCAAGCTGATGAGCAACCTTCGCCGGGAGCCAGAATCCCACACCGAGGTGGTATAG
- the gtf2e2 gene encoding transcription initiation factor IIE subunit beta, whose translation MDPALLRERELFKKRALSTPAVEKRPAASDSGSHKKKKAKVDKEGSSGSKHSAESSNGSFNLKASSGYKFGCLAKIVNYMKTRHQRGDTHFLALEEILDETKLLDIGMKQKQWLMSEALANNPKIDVRDGKYAFKPKYHLKDKKALLRLLDKHDQLGLGGVLLDDVEEGLPNSAKAIKALGDQIIFVTRPDKKKVLFYNDKHCQFMVDEEFQKLWRSVPVDSMDEEKIEEYLKKQGISSMQETGPKKALPVQKRKKPGGQKKRRFKTHNDHLAGVLEDYSEGVPGKK comes from the exons ATGGATCCAGCCCtactgagggagagggagctgtTCAAGAAGAGAGCTTTGTCTACTCCGGCTGTAGAGAAGAGACCAGCTGCCTCAGACTCTGGCTCgcacaagaagaagaaggccaAAGTCGACAAGGAGGGTTCCTCAGGGTCCAAACACAGTGCTG aGTCCAGTAATGGCAGCTTTAACCTCAAGGCTAGCTCTGGCTACAAGTTTGGCTGCCTGGCCAAGATAGTCAATTATATGAAG ACGAGGCATCAGAGAGGCGATACACACTTCTTGGCCCTAGAAGAGATTCTGGATGAGACCAAACTGCTGGACATCGGCATGAAGCAGAAACAGTGGCTCATGAGTGAG GCCTTGGCCAACAACCCAAAGATCGATGTGCGGGATGGGAAGTACGCCTTTAAGCCCAAGTACCACCTGAAGGACAAGAAGGCTCTGCTGCGGCTGTTGGACAAACACGACCAGCTGGGCCTGGGAGGAGTGCTGCTGGACGACGTGGAGGAGGGGCTGCCCAACTCGGCCAAGGCCATtaag GCTTTAGGGGATCAGATCATCTTTGTGACCAGACCAGACAAGAAGAAGGTCTTATTCTACAATGACAAGCACTGCCAGTTTATGGTGGATGAAG AATTCCAGAAGCTGTGGAGGAGTGTTCCAGTGGATTCCATGGATGAAGAGAAGATTGAGGAGTACCTGAAGAAACAAGGCATCTCCTCCATGCAAGAAACGGGGCCAAAGAAAGCG TTACCAGTTCAGAAGAGGAAGAAGCCAGGCGGACAGAAGAAGAGGCGCTTCAAGACCCACAACGACCATTTGGCAGGAGTGCTGGAGGACTATTCAGAGGGTGTGCCTGGCAAGAAGTGA
- the LOC139913700 gene encoding dynactin subunit 6-like isoform X2: MFRKGSRTVVHPKARIIAEAGPIVIGEGNLIEEQALIINSYPENITPESEGVEPKTMTIGINNVFEVGCVSQALKIGDNNVIESKADVGRNVILTSGCIIGAFCQVNTCEVIPENTVIYGSGCMRRVQTERPQPQTLQLDFLMKILPNYHHLKKTVKATIQAKN; encoded by the exons ATGTTCAGAAAAG GCTCCAGGACAGTGGTCCACCCCAAAGCTCGTATCATCGCAGAGGCAGGACCCATCGTGATTGGAGAAGGCAATTTAATAGAGGAGCAAGCTCTCATCATTAATAG TTACCCAGAGAACATCACACCAGAGTCTGAGGGAGTGGAACCGAAGACCATGACCATTGgtatcaacaatgtgtttgaaGTTGGATGCG TGTCGCAAGCCCTGAAAATTGGGGACAACAATGTGATAGAATCCAAAG CTGACGTTGGGAGGAATGTGATCCTCACCAGTGGTTGTATCATCGGTGCCTTCTGCCAGGTCAACACCTGCGAGGTCATACCTGAGAACACGGTCATCTACGGCTCTGGATGTATGAGACGAgtccagacagagagaccaCAG CCCCAGACTCTCCAGCTTGACTTTCTGATGAAGATCTTGCCAAACTACCACCATTTAAAGAAAACCGTCAAAGCCACAATACAAGCTAAAAACTAA
- the hgsnat gene encoding heparan-alpha-glucosaminide N-acetyltransferase isoform X1: MYNGKRKVKKKNKRHISDRGEKERSEKVMTQPKKHELLSLAVIALVVAISVAPLTAEMSSSGSHHRKATALKMDEAFLTVNNELGDEVVVSWMSEHCYQCLYQHLGVVPAGPAAGVPSSVDFTVSTQHGITLQLNSSPITLELCTVPFHFGERGNYSLWVKNLNDSSVVNCSMVTDADPVNSYIPILIAFLLFAGLAIVSAIAGTILRLDVVKNILFRLGSSMETERLINSELGSPGRIVEPVTDSILPPPPTPSKRLRSLDTFRGLSLVIMVFVNYGGGRYWFFRHESWNGLTVADLVFPWFVFIMGTSIALSVNSLLRGGSTRCSLLWKTVWRSLQLFIIGVLVINPNYCQGPLSWDNLRIPGVLQRLAWSYLVVACLDLLVARARLDILPMDAWWYPGGEILLYWPAWLVVLLLESIWLCFTFLLPVPGCPTGYLGPGGIGDMGLYANCTGGAAGFIDRWLLGEKHIYQTPSSRVIYATRMPYDPEGVLGSINSILMAFLGLQAGKIILHYKDLHSKIMSRFLIWGLVLGIISAVLTKCSRDQGFIPVNKNLWSLTYVTTLACFAYVVLVLVYYTVDVKKWWTGAPFYYPGMNSILVYVGHEVFEEYFPFRWRMANSQSHAEHLTQNLLATSCWVLISFLLYRKKIFWKI, translated from the exons ATGTATAATGGCAAGAggaaagttaagaaaaaaaacaaaaggcacatctCCGACcgtggggagaaagagagaagtgagaaaGTAATGACACAACCAAAGAAACACGAGCTGCTTTCTCTTGCAGTTATTGCTTTGGTTGTGGCCATTAGCGTGGCGCCGCTGACAGCTGAAATGTCTTCTT CTGGTTCCCATCATCGTAAGGCCACAGCCCTGAAGATGGATGAGGCATTTCTGACTGTCAACAATGAGCTGGGCGATGAGGTGGTGGTGTCCTGGATGTCAGAGCACTGCTACCAG TGTTTGTACCAGCACCTTGGGGTGGTGCCCGCGGGGCCGGCTGCTGGCGTGCCCAGCTCAGTAGACTTCACTGTGAGCACACAACACGGCATCACTCTGCAGCTCAACAGCTCCCCGATCACCCTGGAGCTCTGCAC GGTTCCGTTCCACTTCGGGGAGCGTGGGAACTATTCTCTGTGGGTGAAAAATCTGAACGACTCCTCAGTGGTCAACTGCTCCATGGTGACTGATGCAGACCCTGTCAACAGCTACATAC CGATCTTGATAGCTTTCCTGCTGTTTGCTGGACTGGCCATAGTGTCCGCCATTGCAGGAACAATACTGAG GCTTGATGTAGTGAAGAACATCCTCTTCCGACTGGGCAGTTCCATGGAGACGGAGAGGCTCATCAACTCT GAACTGGGCTCCCCAGGCAGGATAGTGGAGCCAGTGACCGACAgcatcctccctccccctcccacccccagcAAGAGGCTGCGCTCCCTGGACACATTCAGAGG TCTCTCCTTGGTCATTATGGTGTTTGTGAACTATGGAGGCGGGAGATACTGGTTCTTCAGACATGAGAGCTGGAACG GTCTTACTGTTGCTGATCTGGTCTTCCCTTG gTTTGTGTTCATAATGGGGACGTCCATCGCCCTGTCAGTCAACTCTCTGCTGCGCGGAGGCTCGACTCGCTGCTCCCTGCTGTGGAAGACTGTGTGGAGGAGCCTGCAGCTCTTCATCATAGGAGTCCTCGTCATCAACCCCAACTACTGCCAGGGACCCT TGTCCTGGGACAACCTGCGGATCCCAGGTGTGCTGCAGCGCCTGGCCTGGTCATACCTGGTTGTAGCCTGCCTGGATCTGTTGGTGGCCAGAGCTCGCCTGGACATCCTGCCCATG GATGCATGGTGGTACCCTGGTGGTGAGATCCTGCTGTACTGGCCAGCGTGGCTGGTTGTGCTTCTATTGGAAAGCATCTGGCTCTGCTTCACTTTCCTCCTTCCTGTGCCAGGCTGCCCAAC TGGCTACCTGGGTCCGGGTGGGATTGGGGACATGGGCCTGTACGCCAACTGCACCGGTGGAGCGGCTGGGTTCATCGACCGCTGGCTGCTGGGAGAAAAACACATCTATCAGACCCCCTCCTCGCGG GTAATTTATGCGACTCGCATGCCATATGACCCAGAAGGTGTTCTGGGCAGCATCAACTCTATCCTCATGGCTTTCCTTGGACTACAG GCAGGAAAGATCATCTTACACTACAAAGATCTCCACTCAAAAATAATGTCTAGGTTCCTCATATGGGGCCTCGTATTG GGAATCATATCAGCGGTTCTTACCAAGTGTTCCAGAGACCAGGGCTTCATTCCTGTCAACAAGAACCTATG GTCTCTGACCTATGTGACAACACTGGCCTGTTTTGCCTATGTGGTGCTGGTCCTGGTCTACTACACAGTGGATGTGAAGAAGTGGTGGACTGGAGCCCCCTTCTACTACCCCG GTATGAACTCCATCCTCGTGTACGTGGGCCACGAAGTGTTTGAGGAGTACTTCCCCTTCCGTTGGCGTATGGCCAACAGCCAATCCCACGCTGAGCACCTCACCCAGAACCTCCTGGCTACTTCCTGTTGGGTTCTCATCTCCTTCCTGCTCTACAGGAAGAAGATTTTCTGGAAGATTTAG
- the hgsnat gene encoding heparan-alpha-glucosaminide N-acetyltransferase isoform X2, with product MDEAFLTVNNELGDEVVVSWMSEHCYQCLYQHLGVVPAGPAAGVPSSVDFTVSTQHGITLQLNSSPITLELCTVPFHFGERGNYSLWVKNLNDSSVVNCSMVTDADPVNSYIPILIAFLLFAGLAIVSAIAGTILRLDVVKNILFRLGSSMETERLINSELGSPGRIVEPVTDSILPPPPTPSKRLRSLDTFRGLSLVIMVFVNYGGGRYWFFRHESWNGLTVADLVFPWFVFIMGTSIALSVNSLLRGGSTRCSLLWKTVWRSLQLFIIGVLVINPNYCQGPLSWDNLRIPGVLQRLAWSYLVVACLDLLVARARLDILPMDAWWYPGGEILLYWPAWLVVLLLESIWLCFTFLLPVPGCPTGYLGPGGIGDMGLYANCTGGAAGFIDRWLLGEKHIYQTPSSRVIYATRMPYDPEGVLGSINSILMAFLGLQAGKIILHYKDLHSKIMSRFLIWGLVLGIISAVLTKCSRDQGFIPVNKNLWSLTYVTTLACFAYVVLVLVYYTVDVKKWWTGAPFYYPGMNSILVYVGHEVFEEYFPFRWRMANSQSHAEHLTQNLLATSCWVLISFLLYRKKIFWKI from the exons ATGGATGAGGCATTTCTGACTGTCAACAATGAGCTGGGCGATGAGGTGGTGGTGTCCTGGATGTCAGAGCACTGCTACCAG TGTTTGTACCAGCACCTTGGGGTGGTGCCCGCGGGGCCGGCTGCTGGCGTGCCCAGCTCAGTAGACTTCACTGTGAGCACACAACACGGCATCACTCTGCAGCTCAACAGCTCCCCGATCACCCTGGAGCTCTGCAC GGTTCCGTTCCACTTCGGGGAGCGTGGGAACTATTCTCTGTGGGTGAAAAATCTGAACGACTCCTCAGTGGTCAACTGCTCCATGGTGACTGATGCAGACCCTGTCAACAGCTACATAC CGATCTTGATAGCTTTCCTGCTGTTTGCTGGACTGGCCATAGTGTCCGCCATTGCAGGAACAATACTGAG GCTTGATGTAGTGAAGAACATCCTCTTCCGACTGGGCAGTTCCATGGAGACGGAGAGGCTCATCAACTCT GAACTGGGCTCCCCAGGCAGGATAGTGGAGCCAGTGACCGACAgcatcctccctccccctcccacccccagcAAGAGGCTGCGCTCCCTGGACACATTCAGAGG TCTCTCCTTGGTCATTATGGTGTTTGTGAACTATGGAGGCGGGAGATACTGGTTCTTCAGACATGAGAGCTGGAACG GTCTTACTGTTGCTGATCTGGTCTTCCCTTG gTTTGTGTTCATAATGGGGACGTCCATCGCCCTGTCAGTCAACTCTCTGCTGCGCGGAGGCTCGACTCGCTGCTCCCTGCTGTGGAAGACTGTGTGGAGGAGCCTGCAGCTCTTCATCATAGGAGTCCTCGTCATCAACCCCAACTACTGCCAGGGACCCT TGTCCTGGGACAACCTGCGGATCCCAGGTGTGCTGCAGCGCCTGGCCTGGTCATACCTGGTTGTAGCCTGCCTGGATCTGTTGGTGGCCAGAGCTCGCCTGGACATCCTGCCCATG GATGCATGGTGGTACCCTGGTGGTGAGATCCTGCTGTACTGGCCAGCGTGGCTGGTTGTGCTTCTATTGGAAAGCATCTGGCTCTGCTTCACTTTCCTCCTTCCTGTGCCAGGCTGCCCAAC TGGCTACCTGGGTCCGGGTGGGATTGGGGACATGGGCCTGTACGCCAACTGCACCGGTGGAGCGGCTGGGTTCATCGACCGCTGGCTGCTGGGAGAAAAACACATCTATCAGACCCCCTCCTCGCGG GTAATTTATGCGACTCGCATGCCATATGACCCAGAAGGTGTTCTGGGCAGCATCAACTCTATCCTCATGGCTTTCCTTGGACTACAG GCAGGAAAGATCATCTTACACTACAAAGATCTCCACTCAAAAATAATGTCTAGGTTCCTCATATGGGGCCTCGTATTG GGAATCATATCAGCGGTTCTTACCAAGTGTTCCAGAGACCAGGGCTTCATTCCTGTCAACAAGAACCTATG GTCTCTGACCTATGTGACAACACTGGCCTGTTTTGCCTATGTGGTGCTGGTCCTGGTCTACTACACAGTGGATGTGAAGAAGTGGTGGACTGGAGCCCCCTTCTACTACCCCG GTATGAACTCCATCCTCGTGTACGTGGGCCACGAAGTGTTTGAGGAGTACTTCCCCTTCCGTTGGCGTATGGCCAACAGCCAATCCCACGCTGAGCACCTCACCCAGAACCTCCTGGCTACTTCCTGTTGGGTTCTCATCTCCTTCCTGCTCTACAGGAAGAAGATTTTCTGGAAGATTTAG
- the LOC139913700 gene encoding dynactin subunit 6-like isoform X1: MADKQNVQKSVKIAAGAVVCVESEIRGDVTIGSRTVVHPKARIIAEAGPIVIGEGNLIEEQALIINSYPENITPESEGVEPKTMTIGINNVFEVGCVSQALKIGDNNVIESKADVGRNVILTSGCIIGAFCQVNTCEVIPENTVIYGSGCMRRVQTERPQPQTLQLDFLMKILPNYHHLKKTVKATIQAKN, from the exons ATGGCTGATAAACAAAATGTTCAGAAAAG tGTCAAAATAGCTGCCGGAgcagttgtttgtgttgaaagtGAAATCAGAGGAGATGTAACTATTG GCTCCAGGACAGTGGTCCACCCCAAAGCTCGTATCATCGCAGAGGCAGGACCCATCGTGATTGGAGAAGGCAATTTAATAGAGGAGCAAGCTCTCATCATTAATAG TTACCCAGAGAACATCACACCAGAGTCTGAGGGAGTGGAACCGAAGACCATGACCATTGgtatcaacaatgtgtttgaaGTTGGATGCG TGTCGCAAGCCCTGAAAATTGGGGACAACAATGTGATAGAATCCAAAG CTGACGTTGGGAGGAATGTGATCCTCACCAGTGGTTGTATCATCGGTGCCTTCTGCCAGGTCAACACCTGCGAGGTCATACCTGAGAACACGGTCATCTACGGCTCTGGATGTATGAGACGAgtccagacagagagaccaCAG CCCCAGACTCTCCAGCTTGACTTTCTGATGAAGATCTTGCCAAACTACCACCATTTAAAGAAAACCGTCAAAGCCACAATACAAGCTAAAAACTAA